AGCCAATCTAGAATAGCAGAAGAAGTAGGTTTATCTGTAAGCACAGTAAATAGAATAAATACAGGTAAGCTTACATTATAAATAAAAACTTATGGATTATATAAAAATTTTCAAAAAAATTAAAAATGAAATTCAAAACCATCCTTTGTTAGAGTTAGTAACTTTCAAAATCAATGAAGGGTTAGTTGATATAGAAAAAACAAAGGAAGAACTTTATGAATGTTTGGGTTATTTTGAAACAGTACAAATGGAATCTGTTTTTGAATTTTATAAACAATGTAATGGTTTGGTTATCAAGTATAAAATATCATCAGATATAGATGAATATAGTGAGTTATCAAAGAGTTATCCAGATATTGATTTTTCCATTAATAAAGATGCAGAAATTGGAAGTATAAATATTCTTCCTTTTGAAGATGTATTTATCTATGAACAAAATTATTTTGATAAATCAAATGAAGGGGAAGATTATATGCACTTTGGAAATTATACTTACAAAGGAAATTCTTTTGGAAAAATATTATTTGTTTTTGATTTATTTAGTGATACCAATTGTATGGCTTTTGTTCCAGATGAAAATAAAGAAGAACCAAAAGTCATTCAATTATTAGATTATTATGTGGTATGGAATAGTTCAAGGGTTACTTTCTTTGAAAGTTATTTAAATTTTTTAGCAGTAACTCGTGGACTTATAGATAGTAGAGGAATGTTATTAGACTATTATTCGAAGTGTAAGGATAATCCTTTGATTTTAAAGGAAGTTCCTTATGGTTCAGATTTTGAACCAATTTTATTTAAAGAATTAAAAAGTAATACAACAAAAAACTAAAAAATATACAACTATTAAAATACCGTTCAGAAGGATAAGTAGTTTACATACTAGAAGAAATACTAATAAAACTTGGATATAAAGTATATGTGTCAGAATATTTTGGAAAAGATACAGATAGTTAGAGAATTTAAACTTAAAAACATTATTTGAATAGGTAAATTTTGAATATATGTATAATGATTTAGGTTACAAATAAAATAAATACGATATAAAATTACAATTAGTATATGAGAAATATAGCAGTTGAGGTTGAACAAGAATTGGGATTAAAAAAAGCAATTACACTTTTTAAAGAGTATATCTATAATAGATTGTCTTTTGAACTTCATCAAGAAGAGTTTCAAGAAATAATTTTAAATTTTGAAGATGAAGATTCTCCTGTTGCTTTATATGTGAATCAACATCTGTTAACTAATGAAGATAAAGTTCTATTGTTATTAGCAATAGTACCTGAAATATCACCAAGTTTTCTAAATAGTATAATTACTGAATTTTTGCCTGAAGGAGGAGATTTTTCAGAGTTTGGTGGTGTGAAAGGAAAAAATCATAGAGGAATTATTCCCACAGGTGAAACAGCTCTATATATTTTAGCAGGAAATGCTATCGAAGAACGTACTAAGGTGTTGAATTTTATTTTACATGAAAGCGTTTTATTTGAAAAAGGAGTTATAGAGTTAGAAAAGGTTGCTTATGGTGAACCTTTTATGAGCGGAAAACTAATTCTAGCAGAAGAATATGTTCATTTATTTTTAACAGGAAAAGAGTTAAAACCACAAATGAGTCAAGATTTTCCTGCAAGTTTAATTTCAACTGATTTAGAATGGGAAGATTTGGTATTGAATACAAAAACGTTAGAAGATGTTAAAGAAATAGAGAATTGGTTAGCGTATAAAGATACATTGATGAATGATTGGGGTATGAAGGCTAAAATAAAACCAGGTTACCGTGTGTTATTCTGTGGATTGCCAGGAACAGGAAAAACATTAACTGCTGGTTTGTTAGGGAAATATACGGGTAAAGATGTATATCGAGTAGATTTATCTATGGTTGTATCAAAATTTATTGGTGAAACAGAAAAAAACTTATCTAAATTATTTGATAAATCTATAAATCAAAATTGGATTCTTTTTTTCGATGAAGCAGATGCTATTTTCGGAAAACGTACAAGT
This genomic stretch from Tenacibaculum sp. Bg11-29 harbors:
- a CDS encoding ATP-binding protein, producing MRNIAVEVEQELGLKKAITLFKEYIYNRLSFELHQEEFQEIILNFEDEDSPVALYVNQHLLTNEDKVLLLLAIVPEISPSFLNSIITEFLPEGGDFSEFGGVKGKNHRGIIPTGETALYILAGNAIEERTKVLNFILHESVLFEKGVIELEKVAYGEPFMSGKLILAEEYVHLFLTGKELKPQMSQDFPASLISTDLEWEDLVLNTKTLEDVKEIENWLAYKDTLMNDWGMKAKIKPGYRVLFCGLPGTGKTLTAGLLGKYTGKDVYRVDLSMVVSKFIGETEKNLSKLFDKSINQNWILFFDEADAIFGKRTSVRDAHDKYANQEVSYLLQRIEAHPGLIILASNFRNNIDSAFTRRFHNIIEFEAPGYEERILLWKKNLPKNILLETSITTEELAKKYSITGANIVNVIQYACLKTIANHKEEIQRQYLLEGIKREYSKEGKTININI